The following coding sequences are from one Schizosaccharomyces osmophilus chromosome 1, complete sequence window:
- the spo20 gene encoding sec14 cytosolic factor family, phospholipid-intermembrane transfer protein Spo20/Sec14 translates to MSELVSDPYPSSNPHDPVGHPGHLTASQQETLDSFRSELKKMGYSVRLDDATLLRFLRARKFNMQQALDMFVKSENWRKEFGVADLIKNFQYVEKPLVSKYYPQYYHKTDIDGRPVYIEQLGNVDLKKLYQITTTERMLQNLVYEYEMLALKRFPACSRKFNGLIETSCTIMDLKGVGITSIHSVYSYIRQASSISQDYYPERMGKFYLINAPWGFSSAFNLIKGYLDENTVKKIHVLGSNYKSALLEQIPAEHLPASLGGTCHCSEGCELSDAGPWHEEQWMSKV, encoded by the exons atgtCGGAATTGGTTTCTGATCCGTATCCTTCCAGTAACCCTCATGACCCTGTGGGTCATCCTGGACATCTAACTGCATCCCAACAAGAAACATTGGATAGCTTTCGTtcagaattaaaaaagatggGCTATTCTGTAAGATTGGATGATGCTACATTG TTGCGTTTTCTACGTGCCCGTAAATTTAATATGCAACAAGCATTGGATATGTTTGTTAAATCCGAGAACTGGAGGAAGGAATTTGGGGTAGCTGATCTTATAAAAAACTTTCAGTATGTTGAAAAGCCTCTTGTTTCCAAGTACTATCCTCAGTATTACCACAAAACGGATATTGATGGGCGTCCAGTCTACATTGAGCAATTAGGCAACGttgatttgaaaaagctttATCAAATAACCACTACCGAACGCatgcttcaaaatcttgtttatgaatatgaaaTGTTGGCTCTTAAGCGTTTT CCCGCTTGCTCCCGTAAATTTAATGGTCTTATCGAAACTTCTTGTACCATTATGGACTTGAAAGGTGTTGGTATTACTAGCATCCATTCTGTATATAGTTATATTCGTCAAGCTTCCAGCATC AGTCAGGATTACTATCCGGAAAGAATGGGTAAATTTTACCTCATCAATGCTCCTTGGGGATTTTCTTCCGCTTTTAATCTAATCAAAGGTTACCTTGATGAAAATACCGTGAAAAAGATTCACGTTTTAGGTTCGAACTATAAGAGTGCCTTACTAGAGCAGATTCCAGCCGAACACCTTCCTGCTAGTTTGGGAGGAACCTGCCATTGCTCTGAAGGTTGTGAGTTATCTGATGCTGGCCCATGGCATGAAGAACAATGGATGAGCAAAGTATAG
- the nab3 gene encoding poly(A) binding protein Nab3, producing the protein MDSTKESIHAEGNEPSNEKSNLSEQPSAQTEVEDTEANDSTDVTTVSNTGNIVTESAPKQENQFETDERNIEPALPWNNNGYEKAEAEEEEEDDEDDVYSPPEPASELSTQEENHMNEPNSSTDEKLAESNIEQSSYASFNSPLHRTNPDPLNEHTKVSVPNQTISSDPSVPNSGVDSHTKEIASSKMYEPTPMNANTSIPPQFSSGHSPVPTPNLDSILKGIDVDKVLAAVNNNEKSSDSAFQNATAAYTPNIQDRPSENTSSSSISLSHSPNFSEIATVPKNFVPFSEYDPEEIPKPQELEYNGEFSGPPFSDTRPPEPFLRFHPEDEEAYQLFLQEEAKIMSNWYPGQFPSSSRLFLGHLQKENNISKREVWKSFQNYGRLAQVVLKPTYGFVQFFTDEACARALEGMQGKYIQNQRLYLEISKLQKKYQNQIDSTKKGPIKGTSAPMYGSANPPTWKKRSRSPSLYASKRSEKKPALQGLPKVQVDCQIFIVDDTPIEFVYKVENAFRERSLNVALTSLTPKLSLQALVHQCIVDGVPAIVYVTSRLSQIGCISVQTFQRTETMSEIRYDEYANTELYTAMELVQRSKNAWFAMNPSGFPTTTPINPYQVPSNDQISQIVSHSNPHLSSMLGSLDSNTLHQLLDVIKTDPSPLSEPNSNLQNDYPVYEAPNFGMNERKLNNLPVAGAPSNLYPEQNQKQFEHILEQLTALQNP; encoded by the exons ATGGACTCGACCAAAGAGAGTATCCACGCTGAAGGCAATGAACCTTCGAACGAGAAATCAAATTTGTCCGAACAGCCCTCTGCGCAAACGGAAGTTGAAGATACAGAAGCAAATGATTCCACCGATGTAACTACCGTTTCCAATACAGGAAATATTGTTACAGAATCTGCCCCAAAACAGGAAAATCAATTTGAAACCGACGAAAGGAACATCGAACCCGCTTTACCTTGGAATAACAATGGCTATGAAAAAGCTGAAgctgaagaggaagaggaagatgatgaagacGACGTTTATTCGCCTCCGGAACCTGCTTCGGAACTCTCTAcccaagaagaaaaccatATGAATGAACCAAATTCTTCTACAGATGAGAAACTGGCTGAGTCGAATATTGAACAGAGTAGTTATGCATCATTTAATTCTCCGTTGCACAGGACAAATCCTGATCCCTTGAACGAACATACAAAAGTATCCGTTCCTAACCAAACCATCTCTTCAGATCCTTCTGTTCCTAATTCTGGTGTTGATTCTCACACGAAGGAAATAGCTTCGAGTAAGATGTATGAGCCAACTCCAATGAACGCGAATACTAGCATACCACCCCAGTTTTCATCAGGGCATTCACCAGTTCCAACTCCTAATCTGGATAGTATATTGAAAGGAATCGATGTTGACAAAGTGCTGGCTGCTGTAAATaacaatgaaaaatcaAGCGACTCCGCATTCCAAAATGCTACTGCGGCCTATACTCCTAACATCCAGGATAGGCCGTCAGAGAATACTTCATCGTCTTCTATAAGTTTAAGCCATTCACCCAATTTTAGTGAAATTGCCACCGtaccaaaaaattttgttcctttttcagAATATGATCCTGAAGAAATCCCAAAACCACAGGAACTAGAATATAATGGCGAATTCTCTGGTCCTCCGTTCTCTGATACACGCCCACCTGAACCATTTCTACGGTTTCACCCGGAAGACGAAGAAGCCTAtcaattatttttacaAGAAGAGGCAAAAATTATGTCTAATTGGTATCCTGGACAATTTCCGTCTTCTTCTCGGCTTTTCCTGGGACATTTGCAGAAAGAGAACAACATATCCAAGCGAGAAGTTTGGAAAtcatttcaaaattatGGAAGACTTGCTCAAGTTGTACTAAAGCCGACTTACGGCTTCGTTCAGTTCTTTACTGACGAAGCATGCGCTCGGGCGTTAGAAGGCATGCAAGGGAAATACATACAAAATCAAAGACTTTATTTAGAAATTTCCAAGctgcaaaaaaaatatcaaaatcaaatcGATTCTACGAAGAAAGGTCCAATTAAGGGAACATCGGCTCCGATGTATGGCTCAGCCAATCCTCCAACATG GAAAAAAAGGTCGAGATCTCCATCGCTTTACGCTAGCAAACGATCAGAGAAAAAGCCTGCTTTACAAGGATTACCGAAGGTTCAGGTAGATTGTCAGATTTTTATCGTCGATGATACTCCAATTGAGTTTGTATATAAAGTAGAAAATGCTTTTCGTGAAAGATCTTTGAATGTAGCATTAACCTCTTTAACTCCGAAACTATCATTGCAAGCACTAGTTCATCAGTGCATTGTAGATGGAGTCCCAGCTATTGTGTACGTTACGTCTCGTTTAAGTCAAATTGGTTGTATTTCTGTTCAAACGTTTCAACGAACGGAAACTATGAGCGAAATCCGATATGATG AATACGCAAATACTGAACTATACACAGCTATGGAGTTGGTTCAACGCTCAAAAAATGCATGGTTTGCAATGAATCCTTCAGGATTTCCAACAACTACTCCAATTAATCCTTACCAAGTACCATCAAATGATCAAATTTCTCAAATCGTTAGCCATTCCAACCCACACCTTTCATCGATGCTTGGATCCCTTGATTCTAACACTCTTCATCAGTTGTTGGACGTTATTAAAACCGATCCATCTCCCCTTTCAGAACCCAATTCTAATCTACAAAACGACTATCCAGTTTATGAAGCACCGAATTTTGGTATGAATGAGCGTAAGCTCAATAATCTACCAGTTGCTGGAGCACCTTCCAATCTTTACCCTGagcaaaaccaaaaacaatttgaaCATATTTTAGAACAATTGACAGCTCTGCAAAATCCTTGA
- a CDS encoding DNA-binding transcription factor, with amino-acid sequence MPPSSTPKQRRRTPKSCLNCRRRKLKCDRQHPCSRCKERSERCVFAEGQEVGDASPEANDQSRCTTSRESVNLTTNGSKKPSEIVETTQKKIEFYGWKTFLELVRSKKPDYKANPKFRCLERNNARISVPLPEEILAFFPPYFVSKALVEQYLDTTNELFPIFYRPELENYLMALQVSGLYSIPSDGILLLLCIINHVLEAIDLPLEARNYFASIDYKPSDLSEMITNAVDGYVSNMKQCENVGNITKIQYFIAQALYNMKKRMRGVNIALCQSINLSIRVTPIYQLDNVSNEVNTDLWLTICEIDAMEHIFKSRNCWVQRDVFGRLQPRRNFFSDEKTFQYHTLLGKLLNCGLDIQKAVHTSTVQEYLGKLNDFDVDLSLILTSIESLFFGVCDSANIFRYDFLRLIFWAIRKNLYQCFLTVEHEKLPEPNQIFEKLAIACIQACRITTSSYENFIRFDLLRIASLESITCLLILPFCQERGFRLPNDCIEMVYNVKNINSIIQNEEHVREGVEYMLDFILSTMESNPSKYLDMESDHFSDDPLKFFSDMFSIPPSFFFFQHQP; translated from the coding sequence atgcCTCCCTCAAGTACACCAAAACAGCGCAGGAGAACCCCTAAATCATGCCTCAATTGTCGACGACGAAAGTTAAAATGCGACCGTCAACACCCATGTTCTCGCTGTAAAGAACGATCCGAACGATGCGTATTTGCAGAAGGACAGGAAGTTGGGGATGCTTCGCCGGAAGCGAATGATCAATCGCGATGTACTACTTCACGCGAATCTGTGAATTTAACAACAAATGGAAGCAAAAAGCCTTCTGAAATAGTTGAAAcaacacaaaaaaaaattgagtTTTATGGTTGGAAAACCTTTTTAGAACTTGTCCGCAGCAAGAAACCAGACTACAAAGCCAACCCCAAATTTCGCTGCTTGGAACGAAACAATGCAAGAATATCTGTTCCTCTTCCTGAAGAAatacttgctttttttcctcCGTACTTTGTGTCAAAAGCCTTAGTGGAACAGTATTTGGACACAACGAACGAAttatttccaattttttatcGGCCTGAATTAGAAAATTACTTAATGGCATTGCAAGTTTCCGGACTGTATTCAATTCCTTCTGATGgtatccttcttttgttatGTATAATTAATCATGTACTTGAAGCAATTGATTTACCGTTAGAAGCAAGAAATTATTTTGCGAGCATCGATTACAAGCCATCGGACTTATCAGAAATGATTACAAATGCAGTGGATGGATATGTTTCTAATATGAAACAGTGTGAAAACGTTGGGAATATTACTAAAATTCAGTACTTCATTGCTCAGGCTCTTTATAATATGAAAAAGCGGATGCGCGGGGTCAATATAGCTCTGTGTCAATCTATAAACCTTTCGATTCGTGTGACTCCTATTTATCAGTTAGATAACGTTTCTAATGAAGTAAATACTGACTTATGGCTTACAATATGTGAGATTGATGCTATGGAGCATATATTTAAAAGCCGAAATTGTTGGGTTCAACGAGACGTTTTTGGAAGACTTCAGCCTAggaggaattttttttcagatGAGAAAACATTTCAGTATCACACATTACTTGGAAAGCTATTAAATTGCGGACTTGACATACAAAAAGCGGTGCATACTTCAACAGTCCAAGAATATTTGGGAAAATTGAACGACTTTGACGTTGATTTATCTCTTATTTTGACTTCTATTgaatctcttttttttggagtTTGTGACTCAGCTAATATATTTCGATATGACTTTTTGCGTTTGATATTTTGGGCTATACGGAAAAATTTGTATCAGTGCTTCCTTACAGTTGAACATGAGAAACTACCAGAACCcaatcaaatttttgagaagCTGGCTATTGCTTGTATTCAGGCATGTCGCATAACCACAAGTTCGTATGAGAACTTCATTCGGTTTGATCTCCTTAGAATAGCATCCTTGGAGTCTATTACTTGCTTACTTATTTTACCGTTTTGTCAGGAACGTGGTTTTAGGTTACCTAATGATTGCATTGAGATGGTGTACAAtgtaaaaaatataaactCAATCATACAAAATGAAGAGCATGTCCGAGAAGGAGTTGAGTACATGTTAgatttcattctttctaCAATGGAGTCGAACCCGTCAAAATATCTAGACATGGAATCTGACCATTTCAGTGACGATCctttaaaattcttttcgGACATGTTTAGTATTCCGCccagctttttcttttttcaacatcAACCTTGA
- the pfd3 gene encoding prefoldin subunit Pfd3 gives MANSNPRGIPGAQFFEFTQLSMEDAQKHLEKFQEAIAKYKFMETSIVRRVAGLDDKIPDIAKTLQTVEFMKKKKGESFNVLYELNDTLHTRAEVEASEKVYLWLGANVMLEYSVEEAEALLTQKLNAAQETMKVCKEDLEFLRAQITTMEVNTARVYNHTVSLKKASAPQK, from the exons atggCAAATTC GAATCCTCGCGGAATCCCTGGTGCGCAGTTTTTTGAGTTTACACAGTTGTCTATGGAAGATGCACAGAAACATCTGGAGAAATTTCAAGAGGCGATTGC aaaatacaaatttaTGGAAACAAGCATCGTTCGACGAGTTGCTGGTTTGGATGATAAAATCCCAGACATCGCCAAAACTTTGCAGACAGTggaatttatgaaaaagaagaagggtGAATCTTTCAATGTTTTATATGAACTTAATGATACGTTACATACCAGAGCAGAAGTGGAAGCTAGTGAGAAGGTATATTTATGGCTAGGAGCTAATGTCATGTTGGAATATTCGGTGGAAGAAGCTGAAGCTCTACTCACACAAAAGTTGAACGCTGCTCAAGAAACTATGAAGGTTTGTAAGGAAGACTTGGAGTTTTTGCGGGCTCAAATTACTACCATGGAGGTTAATACAGCTCGTGTGTACAACCATACCgtatctttaaaaaaggcaaGCGCTCcccaaaaataa
- the aur1 gene encoding inositol phosphorylceramide synthase Aur1: MSALLVLKKRLSACRRPSQFRLETSLNPMDTFYLLKNTKWSWIHLQYILLLGVLAFCFAVVQFPGFWGKIFFTILLGTALTVPLTRQIFFPAIVIITWAILFYSCRFVPERWRPPIWVRVLPTLENILYGSNLSDILSKSTHSILDVLAWLPYGVVHYSAPIVISFVLFIFAPPGTLPVWARTFGYMNLTGVLIQMIFPCSPPWYEDMYGLTPATYSIRGSPGGLARIDALFGTSTYTTGFNNSPIVFGAFPSLHAGWAMLEALFLSHVFPAYRFPFYFYVCWLCWCTMYLNHHYFVDLVGGMCLAFTCFVIAQKLRLPQVQTGKILRWEYEFVIHGHGLSEKSNSNMVNTGSPYLLGRDSFEQNPSAVAFLNGLNNLELADVDHDWSIDSSSSSRLPSPANASTGKGSNVSSSIFDASHIP; this comes from the coding sequence ATGTCTGCGTTGTTAGTCTTGAAAAAGCGCCTTAGCGCTTGCCGTCGGCCCTCTCAGTTTCGGTTGGAAACCAGTTTAAACCCAATGgatactttttatttgttgaaaaatacaaagtGGTCTTGGATTCACCTTCAATATATTCTCCTTTTGGGTGTTCTTGCCTTCTGCTTTGCCGTTGTTCAGTTTCCAGGCTTTTGGGGAAAGATATTTTTTACTATTTTGTTAGGTACCGCTCTGACTGTTCCTTTAACCCGACAAATCTTTTTCCCTGCTATTGTCATTATTACTTGGgccattttattttattcatgTCGTTTCGTTCCTGAGCGCTGGCGACCTCCTATCTGGGTTCGTGTTCTTCCAACGCTTGAGAACATTCTTTATGGGTCCAATCTCTCAGATATTTTATCTAAAAGCACACATAGCATCTTAGATGTCCTTGCTTGGCTTCCTTACGGTGTCGTTCATTACTCAGCTCCCATCGTTATATCATTTGTtctgttcatttttgctCCCCCAGGAACTCTTCCTGTGTGGGCTCGTACTTTTGGTTACATGAATTTGACCGGTGTTCTCATTCAAATGATATTTCCTTGTTCTCCTCCTTGGTACGAGGATATGTATGGACTTACACCGGCTACATATTCGATTCGAGGTTCCCCTGGTGGTCTCGCTAGAATTGATGCATTATTTGGTACATCAACCTATACGACCGGGTTCAACAATTCACCTATTGTTTTCGGTGCTTTTCCTTCCTTACATGCTGGATGGGCTATGCTTGAAGCTCTATTCCTTTCTCATGTTTTTCCCGCATATCGCTTccctttttacttttacgTATGTTGGCTTTGTTGGTGTACAATGTATTTGAACCATCACTACTTTGTGGATCTAGTGGGTGGCATGTGCTTGGCATTCACTTGCTTTGTCATTGCTCAAAAGTTGCGCTTACCTCAGGTACAGACTGGCAAAATCTTGCGTTGGGAATATGAGTTTGTTATTCACGGTCATGGACTGTCCGAAAAATCCAACTCGAACATGGTTAACACTGGCAGTCCCTACCTTCTTGGCAGAGATTCATTCGAGCAAAATCCAAGTGCTGTCGCATTTTTGAATGGATTAAACAACTTGGAACTTGCTGATGTTGACCATGATTGGTCgattgattcttcttcgtcttcaagATTGCCTAGTCCAGCCAATGCTTCCACAGGCAAAGGATCCAATGTGTCATCATCTATTTTTGATGCGAGTCACATACCTTAA
- the mms1 gene encoding Cul8-RING ubiquitin ligase complex WD repeat protein subunit Mms1, with protein MELIHPSGMFCWAFFIGHYEEMPLLLLGSPSSLLLAYFSTQHGLHQVELKCLAVRVRTMAWVSSGQNLSSKDLPIGFLVATTEVGTCWTFQVELQKDGRFSIQHCNERYIDPIQSCEEQLGKNIDICPNAPYLATSSFSGELLFYSQSFLEDKTPTFIKLGLEGTILHSTFLFPKRSSLSCVTYVCLLLESSGTPRIVIYRWIQGISSSNSTSYTSHSIPVPLEFAVTSHILACPELPDHFLLLLENKLCLLSASQIECGDLKFLQETLPTYQSPSFPLSLVIDPTVPNTCYLVYENGALIHVRFSVVSMDFFYIGRLNSPLGNYLLPFYPYLLCCGDGYDTSVYDVSSLNLSLIATMPSWSPMWDFVYTGDFQNILLDEEVLDSTCYAVSGIGESGALVKLRHGCSVSVLLEALMTEGALLKGVLESLEDSLFYVWLNYPWQTLVLKLQMDGTVEDISESLALEDSLSLDIALINETFLIVTDRSVYTVTPDFSQNILMQSPDIEDFILSIHTENMLYVVSTNKETSESFLYAFYFNFDEAKNLNIQGLSDPIKISSVPHCITSFTLGGCSVLALGYASLDFLTYITFLDDSRFSIYDVPLSGNSLNLFPHEISFIKKSEEKVHIVFSSYEHIVSTPLVINAECRLEFGFPSIKKLGTLPLSFQNPSNNPEFLYGWDDKVYTITVDDDTNELNLNALNDVENIFHSVSGIYDLPEKLQRKNTKIVVYFSNSTLYLSELILPQRTFATKYKVGATPRRVLHDKFTDLLVVGCNHVYIEDLKTCDLLFFDLKSSKYLQRSWPSTDIKGKRIFKNHETLYAMQFWIIRDPKRRKFRYLCLGTGIMSSESSSGRLLILTMIHNSSTTVELRSVITLSMPQPVYSVCSLEDRGLCYSLGRRLGIKILDLESKKFSNGDCEVTTRSPIVSMHTHKNYIFATSLRDSVSVFEYIKETNSLHLACNDICPALGIDCYYLPQEKLLYGCDKEKHITCFKYEAGLRTSQHLQKLEPILTQKSKRKLPSITNRLKYGLLRKNDNQEQWGIVGGTIGGDIYKSF; from the exons ATGGAGCTAATTCATCCTTCAGGTATGTTTTGCTGGGCTTTTTTCATCGGACATTATGAAGAGATGCCACTCTTGTTACTAGGGTCTCCGTCTTCGCTTTTGCTAGCATATTTCAGTACGCAGCACGGGTTGCACCAAGTAGAATTGAAGTGTCTAGCCGTCCGAGTGCGGACTATGGCCTGGGTCTCCTCTGGACAGAACTTatcttccaaagatttACCTATTGGATTTTTGGTTGCTACTACTGAAGTGGGCACTTGCTGGACCTTTCAAGTTGAGCTTCAAAAAGATGGTCGCTTTTCTATCCAGCATTGTAATGAACGTTACATTGACCCCATACAGTCTTGTGAGGAACAACTTGGCAAAAACATTGATATTTGTCCGAATGCACCCTATTTGGCTACAAGTTCTTTCTCTGGGGAGttgcttttctattcaCAATCGTTTTTGGAAGACAAGACGCCAACTTTCATTAAGTTAGGTTTAGAAGGTACCATCCTTCATAGcacctttttgtttcctaaGCGCTCCTCCCTGTCTTGTGTGACATATGTGTGTTTACTTCTTGAATCCAGTGGAACGCCTCGTATTGTTATATATCGATGGATCCAAGGTATTTCCTCTTCGAACAGCACTTCCTATACGTCACATTCAATTCCAGTTCCGCTAGAGTTTGCTGTCACATCACATATACTAGCTTGTCCTGAACTACCCGACCATTTCCTGCtgcttttggaaaataagCTCTGCTTACTATCTGCTTCACAGATTGAATGCGGTGATCTAAAGTTCTTACAAGAAACACTACCGACATATCAGTCTCCCTCTTTTCCGCTTTCATTGGTCATTGATCCCACAGTACCCAATACGTGCTATTTGGTGTATGAAAATGGTGCTCTCATCCACGTTCGCTTTTCAGTTGTTTCAATGGACTTCTTCTATATCGGCCGTTTAAATAGCCCTTTGGGTAATTATCTTCTTCCCTTTTATCCTTATTTATTATGCTGTGGTGATGGTTATGACACTTCTGTATATgatgtttcttctttaaatttAAGCCTGATTGCGACAATGCCTAGCTGGTCTCCAATGTGGGACTTTGTCTACACAGGCGATTTCCAaaacattcttttggatGAGGAAGTTTTAGATAGCACGTGCTACGCAGTTTCTGGAATTGGGGAATCTGGTGCTCTTGTCAAACTGCGTCATGGTTGTTCGGTTTCAGTCCTATTAGAAGCATTAATGACAGAAGGAGCTCTTTTAAAAGGAGTTTTAGAGTCTTTAGAAGactctttgttttatgTTTGGCTAAATTATCCTTGGCAAACTCTAGTATTAAAACTTCAGATGGATGGTACCGTTGAAGATATTTCAGAAAGCCTGGCTTTGGAAGATTCATTATCCCTTGACATTGCCTTGATCAACGAAACATTTCTGATCGTTACAGATCGATCGGTTTACACTGTAACTCCAGACTTTTCACAAAATATCCTTATGCAATCTCCAGACATCGAGGATTTTATTCTCTCAATACATACAGAAAACATGCTTTATGTCGTTAGTACAAATAAGGAAACCTCGGAGTCCTTCTTATatgctttttatttcaattttgatGAGGCCAAAAACTTAAACATACAAGGATTAAGTGATCCTATAAAGATTTCGTCCGTTCCTCATTGTATAACATCATTCACATTGGGTGGATGTTCTGTGCTTGCATTAGGATACGCTTCATTAGACTTTTTGACTTATATTACCTTTCTAGACGACTCGCGATTCTCTATATATGATGTTCCCCTTAGTGGAAATTCTCTAAACTTGTTTCCACACGAAATTTCcttcataaaaaagagtgaagaaaaagttcatATAGTGTTTTCAAGTTATGAACACATTGTATCTACTCCTCTCGTTATAAACGCTGAGTGTAGGTTAGAGTTTGGGTTTCCTTCTATAAAAAAGTTGGGGACATTGCCGTTGTCCTTTCAAAATCCTTCCAACAACCCTGAATTTCTCTATGGCTGGGATGATAAAGTATATACGATAACTGTTGATGATGATACTAATGAACTGAATTTGAATGCTCTTAATGATGTTGAAAACATATTTCATTCTGTTTCTGGAATTTATGATCTTCCCGAAAAATTACAGaggaaaaatacaaagataGTAGTCTATTTCTCTAATAGTACCCTTTATCTTTCGGAACTAATTCTTCCTCAGAGGACATTTGCTACAAAATACAAGGTTGGCGCTACTCCTAGGAGAGTGTTACATGATAAGTTTACCGATTTGCTTGTAGTTGGTTGCAACCACGTATATATAGAAGATTTAAAAACATGCgatttgttattttttgacttgAAAAG TTCCAAATATTTGCAAAGATCATGGCCTTCTACTGATATAAAGGGGAAACggatttttaaaaatcatGAAACGCTTTATGCGATGCAGT TTTGGATCATTAGAGATCCTAAAAGACGAAAATTTAGGTATCTGTGTTTGGGAACTGGGATTATGAGTTCTGAATCAAGCTCAGGAAGATTACTGATCTTAACTATGATTCATAATAGTTCCACTACGGTTGAACTTCGAAGTGTGATAACGTTAAGTATGCCGCAGCCAGTGTATTCTGTATGTTCCCTCGAAGATCGAGGATTATGTTATTCATTAGGTCGTCGCCTtggaataaaaatattagaTCTTGAATCCAAGAAGTTTTCTAATGGTGATTGCGAAGTTACTACGCGATCCCCAATTGTTTCAATGCATACACATAAAAACTACATATTTGCGACGAGTCTACGAGATTCCGTATCTGTGTTTGAGTATATTAAGGAAACAAATTCTTTGCACTTGGCATGCAATGATATATGTCCAGCTTTGGGTATTGATTGCTACTACCTACCCCAAGAAAAACTACTTTACGGGTGTGACAAAGAGAAGCACATAACCTGTTTTAAGTATGAAGCTGGGCTTCGCACTTCACaacatttacaaaaattaGAGCCAATTTTAACTCAAAAgtcaaaaaggaaattgcCTAGCATTACTAATAGACTCAAATATGGCTTACTTCGAAAAAACGATAACCAAGAACAATGGGGTATAGTTGGTGGAACCATTGGAGGCGATATATACAAATCTTTTTGA
- a CDS encoding DUF4210 domain protein, FAM214A-like protein, implicated in chromosome segregation, with protein MPACYSLDFLPLPSKSEKSEYCWPLKRKSSRSQSAQVDFLNNVFYDLKKVKAKGAHPHLPVCSSPLRNQVPYFDDPDLIDDNQNSLTFEDQYRFWLSLSKNSVHSNCFGSLSNFQLQSKRNELWGRFVGSYEESLFNCKMPLNPSQCIPFVVDIGVVSQCKCRSSLICPPHFKMRFWSAYYTTDDSDFQSPYVGQFYVPESTAQKNRKRKTTVCGYQIPQVGQLQVMIKRLDGTLIKIYLIQYDLSDMPNESKASIRQVIYLDLFRDTPERSFKYLKYGVHLQIRSLNNQYFLYGIQRVIFSSWSFQNSNNTLVVNKQSYFK; from the coding sequence ATGCCTGCTTGTTATTCATTGGACTTTTTGCCTTTACCATCAAAGTCTGAAAAGAGCGAATATTGTTGGCctttaaagagaaaatcGTCTCGTTCTCAAAGCGCACAAGTCGACTTCCTCAACAATGTCTTCTATGATCTAAAAAAGgtgaaagcaaaaggagCACATCCACATCTTCCTGTATGTAGCTCACCTTTGAGGAATCAGGTCCCTTATTTTGATGATCCCGATTTGATTGATGACAATCAGAACTCCTTAACTTTCGAAGACCAATATCGCTTTTGGCTATCACTCTCGAAGAACTCTGTGCACTCCAATTGCTTCGGCTCTCtgtcaaattttcaattacaaTCCAAACGAAATGAGTTGTGGGGAAGATTTGTTGGTTCATACGAAGAAAGTCTCTTTAACTGCAAAATGCCTCTTAATCCTTCACAATGCATTCCTTTTGTAGTCGATATTGGTGTCGTTTCTCAGTGTAAATGTCGCTCTTCATTGATATGTCCCCCTCATTTTAAGATGCGATTTTGGTCTGCATATTATACAACCGATGACAGCGATTTTCAGTCGCCTTATGTTGGTCAGTTCTATGTACCTGAATCTACAGCTCAGaaaaataggaaaagaaaaactactGTTTGTGGATATCAAATTCCTCAAGTTGGCCAATTGCAAGTAATGATTAAGAGATTGGATGGTACTCTCATAAAAATTTATCTAATTCAGTACGACCTTTCGGACATGCCCAATGAGTCAAAAGCGTCGATACGTCAAGTAATATATCTGGATTTATTTCGTGATACTCCAGAACGCTCTTTCAAATATCTGAAGTATGGTGTTCATCTGCAAATTCGCTCTTTGAATAATCAATACTTTCTATATGGAATTCAAAGGGTAATATTTTCAAGTTGGTCATTCCAGAATTCCAATAATACATTAGTGGTTAACAAGCAGTCTTATTTTAAGTAA